One Castanea sativa cultivar Marrone di Chiusa Pesio chromosome 4, ASM4071231v1 DNA window includes the following coding sequences:
- the LOC142631567 gene encoding dof zinc finger protein DOF5.4-like, translated as MQDIHAMGGGRLFGGGDRRVRPNHHHQHNHHHHHTQTQNHQALKCPRCDSLNTKFCYYNNYNLSQPRHFCKSCRRYWTKGGVLRNVPVGGGCRKAKRSKPKPNSSDASTPQPQRREPKSNSHSSSESSSLTATTNTATEAVSAVTGPSLNSAANLLNVQDSKLFVSSSSYEQGLLEQGSDCGIFSEIGSFTSLITAPSNETLAFGFNTMSDITTTPFRLNQHQSQSQSQSENQEWQNQQQQQQKGMGLAGDELKMQEITGGLLDQTVQVDLSSLQNRSSGGGFGSLDWQATTGDQGLFDLPNTVDQAYWSQSQWTDQDHPTLYLP; from the coding sequence ATGCAAGACATCCATGCGATGGGAGGTGGGCGATTATTCGGTGGAGGAGACCGGAGGGTTCGTccaaatcaccaccaccaacacaaccaccatcaccaccacacCCAGACCCAGAACCACCAAGCACTCAAGTGCCCACGCTGCGACTCGCTCAACACCAAGTTCTGCTATTACAACAACTACAACTTGTCTCAGCCTCGCCACTTCTGCAAGAGCTGCCGCCGCTACTGGACCAAAGGCGGCGTCCTCCGAAACGTCCCCGTCGGCGGTGGCTGCCGCAAAGCCAAGCGGtccaaaccaaaacccaattcATCTGATGCATCAACTCCTCAGCCTCAACGGCGAGAGCCCAAGTCCAACTCTCATTCCAGCAGCGAGAGCTCAAGCCTCACCGCCACAACAAACACCGCCACCGAAGCTGTCTCGGCTGTCACAGGCCCTTCTCTAAACTCAGCTGCGAACCTGTTGAACGTTCAAGACTCGAAGCTCTTCGTTTCGAGCTCTAGCTATGAACAAGGTTTGCTGGAACAAGGCTCGGACTGTGGGATATTCTCGGAGATTGGAAGCTTCACGAGCCTTATTACAGCGCCGTCGAATGAAACATTAGCGTTTGGGTTCAATACTATGTCGGATATCACTACGACGCCGTTTAGGTTGAATCAACATCAGAGTCAGAGTCAGAGTCAGAGTGAAAATCAAGAGTGGCAGAatcaacagcagcagcagcagaaaGGGATGGGTTTGGCTGGTGATGAATTGAAGATGCAGGAGATCACAGGTGGGCTGCTTGATCAGACGGTCCAGGTTGATTTATCATCGTTACAGAACAGATCAAGTGGTGGAGGTTTTGGATCGTTGGATTGGCAAGCGACTACTGGGGATCAAGGTTTGTTCGATCTTCCTAACACTGTTGATCAAGCATATTGGAGTCAGAGTCAGTGGACTGATCAGGACCACCCCACTCTCTATCTTCcgtaa